Part of the Mycolicibacterium mageritense genome is shown below.
GAACGGCGCCAGCTGGACCGGCGGTGGCACGCTGGTGATCTGGTCGTCCCTGATCGTGGTCGCGGGGCTCACGGGCGTCTCGGTGGTCGAACTGGCGCGCCGATTGTTCCTGCCGGTGATCGCCGGGTTGGTGGTGGCCACCGCGATCGCGACGGTGGTCCTGCTGTGACCGGGGTCGTCGACATCGCCGATCTCGTCCGCTCCGGGGAGTTGGCCGCCGCCACGGTGACACAGGACGCACTGAACCGGATCGAGGAACGCAACAGCGCGCTCGGGGCCTTCGTACACGTGGACGCCGAATATGCCCTCGCGCGGGCACACGCGGTGGACCGCATGGTGGCGCACGGCGAGGATCCCGGCCCACTTGCCGGAGTGCCGTTGGGGGTCAAGGAACTTCATCCGGTCGCGGGCTGGCCGTACGCGATGGGCAGCCGGCTCTACGCCGATCGCGTCGCCGACCACACCTGCACGCTGGTCACGCGGGCCGTCGCGGCGGGCGCGATACCCGTTGGCCTCACGGCGTCACCGGAATTCGGGCGCGCCTCCTACACCGCGTCGGCGCTGCACGGGGTGACCCGCAATCCGTGGAACCCCGCGCTGACCCCGGGCGGGTCCAGCGGCGGGTCGGCGGCCGCGGTCGCCGCCGGAATGGTGCCCATCGCGACCGGCACCGACGGCGCGGGCTCCCTGCGCATCCCGGCGTCCTACTGCGGCTTGGTGGGCTTCAAGACCACCTATGGTCTGGTGCCCCGTGGCCCGCGCCATCGCGGCGCGGCCGACAACGACCACTACGGCGCCCTGACGCGCACGGTCCGTGACACCGCGCGGTTCCTGGACTGCGTGTGCGGCATCGACCCGTTCGACAGGGCGTCGCTGCCCGCGCCGGGCCGCTTCGAGGAGAGCCTCGGCGCCGACCTGCGCGGTCTGCGCATCGCCTTCGCCGCCGACCTCGGCAACGCACCGTGCGACCCACGGGTGGCCGAGGTCGTGGCCGCCGCGGCGGACAAGCTCGTCGCCGCGGTCGGCGCCGTCGTCGTGCCCGCGGACGTGCGGGTCGACGA
Proteins encoded:
- a CDS encoding amidase, with product MTGVVDIADLVRSGELAAATVTQDALNRIEERNSALGAFVHVDAEYALARAHAVDRMVAHGEDPGPLAGVPLGVKELHPVAGWPYAMGSRLYADRVADHTCTLVTRAVAAGAIPVGLTASPEFGRASYTASALHGVTRNPWNPALTPGGSSGGSAAAVAAGMVPIATGTDGAGSLRIPASYCGLVGFKTTYGLVPRGPRHRGAADNDHYGALTRTVRDTARFLDCVCGIDPFDRASLPAPGRFEESLGADLRGLRIAFAADLGNAPCDPRVAEVVAAAADKLVAAVGAVVVPADVRVDEQCGAAYRTLSAPDVYAQLRAAPRGRELHATLRGYLDAATSVDADALADAHETRARLVATLAEAFERFDLLLTPATQVPAFPAEGPMPTEIAGRPVDHWGSLAVTFPFNLTGQPAISVPAGTVEGVPVGLQIVGRRHADLMVLAAAAAMEEIGL